One genomic segment of Pseudomonas fortuita includes these proteins:
- the norR gene encoding nitric oxide reductase transcriptional regulator NorR → MTTKPLLTALLPLVSDLSRDLPDQERYRRLLQAMRSLLPCDAAALLRLDGEWLVPLAVDGLSPDTLGRRFRVSEHPRFQILLSRPEPTRFASDSELPDPYDGLVNAADADLEVHDCMGCPLMVDERPWGLVTLDALTPGQFQSLELDALQAFASLAAATVTVAERIEHLALRAEDEHLRAEIYRQASGQDKELIGQSAAHKRLVEEIRLVGGSDLTVLITGETGVGKELVAQALHQASSRADKPLVSLNCAALPDTLVESELFGHVRGAFTGAHGERRGKFELANGGTLFLDEVGELPLTVQAKLLRVLQSGQLQRLGSDREHRVDVRLIAATNRDLAAEVRNGNFRADFYHRLSVYPLHVPPLRERGRDVLLLAGYFLEQNRSRLGLNSLRLSHDAQTALVAYDWPGNVRELEHLIGRSALKALGQHPDRPRILTLEAIDLDLRVTPPTTGSQPSSAAPLQVAALPEGGLREAVDIYQRQAIEACLQRHQDNWAAAARELGLDRANLSRLARRLGLR, encoded by the coding sequence ATGACTACAAAGCCGTTGCTAACCGCCCTGCTGCCCCTCGTCAGTGATCTGTCCCGCGATTTGCCCGATCAGGAGCGCTACCGCCGCCTGCTGCAGGCCATGCGCAGCCTGCTGCCGTGCGACGCCGCTGCGCTGCTGCGCCTGGACGGTGAATGGCTGGTACCCCTGGCTGTGGACGGCCTGAGCCCCGACACCCTGGGCCGCCGATTCCGGGTCAGTGAGCATCCGCGGTTCCAGATTTTGCTCAGCCGACCGGAACCCACCCGGTTTGCCAGCGACTCCGAACTGCCCGACCCCTACGATGGCCTGGTCAACGCCGCAGATGCCGACCTTGAAGTGCACGACTGCATGGGCTGCCCATTGATGGTCGATGAACGCCCGTGGGGCCTGGTCACCCTCGACGCCCTCACCCCCGGGCAATTCCAGAGCCTGGAGCTGGATGCCCTGCAGGCCTTCGCCAGTTTGGCGGCCGCCACCGTTACCGTGGCCGAGCGCATCGAGCACCTGGCCCTGCGTGCTGAAGACGAACACCTGCGCGCCGAGATCTACCGCCAGGCCAGCGGCCAGGACAAAGAGCTGATTGGCCAGAGCGCCGCACACAAGCGCCTGGTAGAAGAAATCCGCCTGGTCGGCGGCAGCGACCTCACCGTGCTGATCACCGGCGAAACCGGGGTTGGCAAGGAACTGGTGGCCCAGGCCCTGCACCAGGCCAGCAGCCGCGCCGACAAGCCGCTGGTCAGCCTCAACTGTGCCGCCCTGCCCGACACCCTGGTCGAGAGCGAACTGTTCGGCCATGTACGCGGTGCCTTCACCGGTGCGCACGGCGAACGCCGTGGCAAGTTCGAACTGGCCAACGGTGGCACGCTGTTCCTCGACGAAGTGGGCGAACTGCCACTCACCGTGCAGGCCAAGCTGCTGCGGGTGCTGCAAAGCGGCCAGCTGCAACGCCTGGGCTCGGACCGCGAGCACCGGGTGGACGTGCGCCTGATCGCCGCTACCAACCGCGACCTGGCTGCCGAAGTGCGCAATGGCAACTTCCGCGCCGACTTCTACCACCGCCTCAGCGTATACCCGCTACACGTGCCGCCCTTGCGCGAACGTGGTCGAGATGTACTGCTGTTGGCTGGCTATTTCCTTGAACAGAACCGATCGCGACTTGGCCTGAACAGCTTGCGCCTGAGCCACGACGCCCAAACCGCGCTGGTCGCCTACGACTGGCCAGGCAATGTGCGCGAACTGGAACACCTGATTGGCCGTTCGGCACTCAAGGCGCTCGGCCAGCACCCTGACCGGCCACGTATCCTCACCCTCGAAGCCATCGACCTGGACCTGCGCGTTACCCCCCCGACAACGGGCTCACAACCCTCCTCTGCAGCCCCGCTGCAGGTGGCAGCATTGCCTGAAGGCGGCTTGCGCGAAGCGGTCGATATCTACCAGCGCCAGGCGATCGAAGCCTGCCTGCAACGGCATCAGGACAACTGGGCGGCGGCCGCCCGTGAGCTGGGCCTGGACCGCGCAAACCTGAGCCGATTGGCCCGCCGGCTGGGGCTTCGCTGA